A window of Solidesulfovibrio sp. genomic DNA:
CTCGCTGCCGCGTTGGGTCCGCTCGGACCTGTCGCCAAGGCGACCGGAACACAACCCAGTCTGAAGGCAAGGGGCCGCCCCCGCGCCGAGGATGAAGCCATGAACCAGTATTTATTCACAGTCCTTTTTCGCCTGCGGCGGGGAAGGGCTTTTTTTGTGGCCAAAGGAGGCGTGCGGTGAACAGACGTATCGGCGTGATCGGCATCGTCATCGAGGACCCCCGGCAGGTCTCGGAAAAGGTCAACGCCATCCTGAGCGAGCATGGCGCCATGATCCTTGGCCGCATGGGCATCCCCCGCCCCGAATACCATGCCGGGGTGGTGGCGCTGATCATCGAAGGCACGACCGACGAGATCGGTTCGTTGACGGGCAAGCTCGGGAATCTTCCCGGCGTGACGGTCAAATCCGCGCTGACGACCAAGACCTTGCGTAAGGAGCAAGAAAATGATTGACGAATCCCAGAGAACTTCCGACGCGTTCATCGACGATACCCGTATCGAGGCGGCGCTGACCAATGCCCGGAAACTGGCCAAGGACCGGGCGGCGGTCGGGGACATCATCGACAAGGCCCTGCGCTACAAGGGGCTTTCGGCCGAGGAAGTGGCCGTGCTGCTCGAAGTGCAAGACCAGGACCTGCTGGCGCGGATGTTCACGGCGGCCAAGAAAGTCAAGGAAGCCATCTACGGCAAGCGCATCGT
This region includes:
- a CDS encoding TM1266 family iron-only hydrogenase system putative regulator, producing the protein MNRRIGVIGIVIEDPRQVSEKVNAILSEHGAMILGRMGIPRPEYHAGVVALIIEGTTDEIGSLTGKLGNLPGVTVKSALTTKTLRKEQEND